The genome window CCCGAGGTGGTGAGGGCGAGCTCCCGGACGGGGCTTCCCTCGTGAAAAACGGCACCCCCCTCCGTGGCCGCGCCGGCCAGAGCTTGGACCAGCCGCCGGCTGTCGATCTCACCCTCCTCCGCCGCCCAGTAGGCGGCGGAGAAACCGGACACATCGAACCGCGACTCCAGCATGTAGTGGTCCAGGAACTCTCCCGCGAAGGCGTCCTCGCGTAGGAGGTCCTCGCTGTCCGCGAGCGCTAAAGCCTCGCTTCGATCCTCGGCCATAAGGAAGCCGCCCGCCTGCCGGTAGCCACAGTCGGCGCCTAAACTGGCGAGAAGCTCCCGGAGCCGGCTCTGACTCTCCCGGTGTGTCTCCCACACCTCCCGGGCCCCCTCTCGGCCGAAGCGCCGGACCGCCTGCACGTAGGGCACCCCGAGGCCAAGAGGGACGAGGCCGAGGTCGGTGGCGGCGGCGCCCGAGCCTAAGGCACCCGCCTCCAGAACCACGACCCGCCGACCGTCCCGGGCGAGCTCCAGGGCCGCCGCGCAGCCCGTGATTCCCCCGCCCAGCACGACCACATCCGCCTCCCCTCCGCCCGCGAGCGCCCCCCTCTTGGCGGTCACCCCGCCCCCAGCGCCGCGAGGAGGGCGTCGTCGAGGGGGGCGAGGGGCCGGCCCAGGAAGGCCGTGAGGGGAGCGGGGTC of Vicinamibacteria bacterium contains these proteins:
- a CDS encoding FAD-dependent oxidoreductase; this encodes MTAKRGALAGGGEADVVVLGGGITGCAAALELARDGRRVVVLEAGALGSGAAATDLGLVPLGLGVPYVQAVRRFGREGAREVWETHRESQSRLRELLASLGADCGYRQAGGFLMAEDRSEALALADSEDLLREDAFAGEFLDHYMLESRFDVSGFSAAYWAAEEGEIDSRRLVQALAGAATEGGAVFHEGSPVRELALTTSG